The following coding sequences are from one Verrucosispora sp. WMMD573 window:
- a CDS encoding LCP family protein — MMLGADRRRLTFVLAGLVTLVVVAVIGVVVARTGSDDRRTPTAATGGPSGSPSPSPTPSPSPPPGADITGPLNLLLVGVDTRVSVPDWEPHADAVLVLHVPAGLSKAYLFSLPRDLVVDIPAYKPAGYPGGRTKLTHAMSYGSRVADRPKRPDPAQGYELLRRTVSDYTGLRIDAGAVLTFGGFDELVDSLGGVDIRVDQRVVSRHRQPDGKHRKPGPGVGGYIGPQMVYEPGERHLNGWQALDYARQRYLPGGDYARQRHHQQLIRALIGKILDANLARQPERVEQVVAALGDALFYVGGPRIVDFAYALGSLSPRAVTLVGLPGASVGRGSAYRGEELTSVGRRFLTELRAGRVDAFLADNPKLKVKS, encoded by the coding sequence ATGATGCTCGGAGCAGACCGGAGACGGTTGACGTTTGTGCTGGCCGGTCTGGTCACGCTGGTGGTGGTCGCGGTGATCGGCGTGGTGGTGGCGCGTACCGGTAGCGACGACCGCCGGACGCCGACCGCCGCCACCGGCGGCCCGAGCGGGTCGCCCAGCCCGAGCCCCACCCCGAGCCCGAGTCCGCCACCGGGCGCCGACATCACCGGCCCGCTCAACCTGCTGCTGGTGGGGGTGGACACCCGGGTGAGCGTGCCCGACTGGGAGCCGCACGCCGACGCCGTACTCGTGCTGCACGTGCCGGCGGGGCTGTCCAAGGCGTACCTTTTCTCTCTCCCCCGCGACCTGGTGGTGGACATCCCGGCCTACAAGCCCGCCGGCTACCCGGGTGGGCGGACCAAGCTCACCCACGCGATGAGCTACGGCAGTCGGGTAGCGGACCGTCCCAAGCGGCCCGACCCCGCCCAGGGGTACGAGTTGCTGCGCCGCACCGTAAGCGACTACACCGGCCTGCGCATCGACGCGGGCGCGGTGCTCACCTTCGGCGGCTTCGACGAGTTGGTGGACAGTTTGGGTGGCGTGGACATCCGCGTCGACCAGCGGGTCGTGTCGCGGCACCGGCAACCCGACGGCAAGCACCGGAAGCCGGGCCCGGGGGTGGGCGGCTACATCGGGCCACAGATGGTCTACGAACCAGGCGAGCGGCACCTCAACGGCTGGCAGGCCCTCGACTACGCCCGCCAGCGTTACCTGCCCGGTGGTGACTACGCCCGGCAACGCCACCACCAGCAGCTGATCCGGGCGCTGATCGGAAAGATCCTCGATGCGAACCTGGCCCGGCAGCCCGAGCGGGTCGAACAGGTGGTCGCGGCGCTCGGCGACGCACTGTTCTACGTCGGCGGCCCGCGGATCGTGGACTTCGCGTACGCCCTGGGCTCGTTGTCGCCGCGGGCGGTCACGCTGGTCGGACTGCCCGGCGCGTCGGTGGGTCGGGGCAGCGCCTACCGGGGCGAGGAACTGACCTCGGTCGGCCGCCGTTTCCTCACCGAACTGCGCGCCGGCAGAGTCGACGCGTTCCTGGCCGACAATCCGAAACTGAAGGTGAAGAGCTGA
- a CDS encoding M1 family metallopeptidase, producing MTGVRTHLRRSVALLLVGTLGLTGCDSAAPEETEPSAATPSESATPAPDFRPGAAGAGDPYFPSYGNGGYDVAGYTVKVRYDPAKDQLSGVTTVQAKATADLSSFNLDLAHLKVSAVTVDGAPAQHRQEKNELVVAPAEGLVSGRDFTAEITYAGKPKSLKNEAVGEGGWLHTSDGAIALGQPESASTWFPVNDHPSDKATYRFEITVPKGLTAISNGVPDGKTSSAGWTTWRWAENTPMASYLSMVAIGKFRITEGSHKGRPVFNAVTTKVSKGAADASMAKTLKVADYLETVFGPYPVEAYGGVVVSDERIRYALETQSRSVYSAGFFRRGENTGVVAHEVAHQWFGNSVALSRWQDIWLNEGLSSYAEWLWAEHTDEFTAKEAFEIRMARVPAEVWRTPPGKPGVKNMFSESVYQRGAMTVHALRVSVGDKAFFEILKTWAREKRDANGTTEEFVALAERISGEKLKKLFDAWLYGKKKPATPKRL from the coding sequence ATGACAGGTGTGCGGACGCACCTTCGGCGGAGCGTGGCTCTGCTGCTGGTGGGGACGTTGGGGCTGACCGGCTGTGATTCGGCCGCCCCGGAGGAGACAGAGCCGAGCGCGGCAACGCCGAGCGAGTCGGCGACGCCGGCACCGGACTTCCGACCCGGTGCCGCGGGGGCCGGGGATCCGTACTTCCCCAGCTACGGCAACGGCGGCTACGACGTCGCCGGCTACACGGTGAAGGTTCGCTACGACCCGGCGAAGGACCAGTTGAGCGGCGTCACCACGGTCCAGGCCAAGGCAACGGCCGACCTGTCGTCGTTCAACCTCGACCTGGCGCACCTGAAGGTCAGCGCGGTCACGGTGGACGGTGCGCCGGCACAACACCGGCAGGAGAAGAACGAACTGGTCGTCGCTCCGGCCGAGGGGCTGGTGTCCGGCCGGGACTTCACCGCCGAGATCACGTACGCGGGCAAGCCGAAGTCGCTGAAGAACGAGGCGGTCGGTGAGGGTGGCTGGCTGCACACCAGCGACGGCGCGATCGCGCTCGGCCAGCCCGAGTCGGCCAGCACCTGGTTCCCGGTGAACGATCACCCGTCGGACAAGGCCACCTACCGGTTCGAGATCACCGTCCCGAAGGGGCTGACCGCGATCAGCAACGGTGTTCCGGACGGCAAGACCAGCAGCGCCGGCTGGACCACCTGGCGCTGGGCCGAGAACACGCCGATGGCCAGCTACCTGAGCATGGTGGCGATCGGAAAGTTCCGGATCACCGAGGGCAGCCACAAGGGACGGCCGGTGTTCAACGCGGTGACCACGAAGGTCTCCAAGGGCGCAGCGGACGCGTCAATGGCCAAGACCCTCAAGGTGGCCGACTACCTGGAAACCGTCTTCGGCCCGTACCCGGTCGAGGCGTACGGCGGTGTGGTCGTGTCGGACGAGCGGATCCGGTACGCGTTGGAGACGCAGAGCCGGTCGGTCTACTCGGCGGGCTTCTTCCGGCGGGGCGAGAACACCGGCGTCGTCGCGCACGAGGTCGCCCACCAGTGGTTCGGCAACAGTGTGGCGTTGAGCCGGTGGCAGGACATCTGGCTCAACGAGGGTCTCTCGTCGTACGCCGAATGGTTGTGGGCCGAGCACACCGACGAGTTCACCGCGAAGGAGGCGTTCGAGATCCGGATGGCGCGGGTGCCGGCGGAGGTCTGGCGTACGCCGCCGGGCAAGCCGGGGGTGAAGAACATGTTCAGCGAGTCGGTCTACCAGCGCGGTGCGATGACGGTGCACGCGTTGCGGGTGTCCGTGGGCGACAAGGCGTTCTTCGAGATCCTCAAGACCTGGGCGCGGGAGAAGCGTGACGCCAACGGCACCACGGAGGAGTTCGTGGCGCTGGCGGAGCGGATCTCCGGTGAGAAGCTGAAGAAGCTCTTCGACGCCTGGCTCTACGGCAAGAAGAAGCCCGCCACGCCAAAGCGTCTCTAG
- a CDS encoding M1 family metallopeptidase, with protein sequence MVLVVGGISDREAAGPGEFRAGSADLGDPYVPGSGNGGYDVAHYRLGVRYDPADDRLTGSAEITATATHGLSRFNLDLSGLKVDSVTVDGASAEHRRNDDELVVTPARGLDSGSRFTVEVAYGGVPEADADGVLGSGGFQHTDDGAIALGQPHSAATWFPVNDHPSDKATYDLAVTVPDGLAALSNGVPGERTSADGWTTWRWAERSPMASYLTTLVIGDYRVQTGEHAGRPMVTAVPVGLPATGPAAASLARTGEIADFLTTRFGPYPFESYGGVVVSDGRIGYALETQSRPVYGPGFFRGGEPNYSVVAHELAHQWFGNSVALARWGDIWLNEGFASYAEWLWEEHDGGRSAHRNFEIQYAATDWSRRTLDPGPGQMFSTAVYKRGALAVHALRRTVGDDAFFEMLRTWTSERRDGTATTADFVALAERVSGRELGPFFDAWLTGTAAPALP encoded by the coding sequence ATGGTGCTGGTGGTCGGCGGCATTAGCGACCGGGAGGCGGCGGGACCGGGCGAGTTCCGGGCGGGCAGTGCCGACCTCGGCGACCCGTACGTGCCGGGCAGCGGCAACGGCGGGTACGACGTCGCCCACTACCGGCTCGGGGTGCGCTACGACCCGGCGGACGACCGGCTCACCGGCAGCGCCGAGATCACCGCGACCGCGACCCACGGACTGTCCCGCTTCAACCTGGACCTGTCCGGGTTGAAGGTCGACTCGGTGACCGTGGACGGTGCCTCGGCCGAGCACCGACGGAACGACGATGAACTGGTGGTCACCCCGGCCCGAGGGCTCGACTCCGGCAGCCGGTTCACGGTGGAGGTCGCCTACGGCGGCGTGCCCGAGGCGGACGCCGACGGTGTGCTGGGCAGTGGCGGCTTCCAGCACACCGACGACGGCGCGATCGCCCTCGGCCAACCGCACTCGGCGGCCACCTGGTTCCCGGTCAACGACCATCCGTCGGACAAGGCCACCTACGACCTCGCGGTGACCGTCCCGGACGGGCTCGCCGCGCTCAGCAACGGGGTGCCCGGGGAACGGACCAGCGCCGACGGCTGGACCACCTGGCGCTGGGCCGAGCGCTCACCGATGGCGAGCTACCTCACCACGCTGGTGATCGGCGACTACCGGGTGCAGACCGGCGAGCACGCCGGCCGGCCGATGGTCACCGCCGTGCCGGTTGGACTGCCGGCGACCGGGCCGGCGGCTGCCTCACTGGCCCGCACCGGTGAGATCGCCGACTTCCTGACCACCCGCTTCGGGCCGTACCCCTTCGAGTCGTACGGCGGCGTGGTGGTCTCCGACGGCCGGATCGGGTACGCGCTGGAGACCCAGTCCCGGCCGGTCTACGGACCGGGGTTCTTCCGGGGCGGCGAGCCGAACTACAGCGTGGTCGCCCACGAGTTGGCCCACCAGTGGTTCGGCAACAGTGTGGCGCTGGCCCGCTGGGGTGACATCTGGCTCAACGAGGGCTTCGCCAGCTACGCCGAGTGGCTGTGGGAGGAGCACGACGGCGGGCGCAGCGCCCACCGCAACTTCGAGATCCAGTACGCGGCCACCGACTGGTCCCGGCGCACCCTCGATCCCGGACCCGGTCAGATGTTCAGCACCGCTGTCTACAAGCGCGGGGCGCTGGCCGTGCACGCGCTGCGGCGTACCGTCGGCGATGACGCCTTCTTCGAGATGCTGCGGACGTGGACCAGCGAGCGTCGGGACGGCACGGCCACCACCGCCGACTTCGTCGCCCTGGCCGAGCGGGTCTCCGGGCGTGAGTTGGGCCCGTTCTTCGATGCCTGGCTGACCGGCACCGCCGCACCCGCCCTGCCCTGA